One Oscillospiraceae bacterium genomic window carries:
- the lysA gene encoding diaminopimelate decarboxylase, translating to MINNIFDINANNHLTMSGIDTVDMAKKYGTPLYLMDEDLIRKNCRAYKKALEENYDDGLVLYASKAFSCLYIYKIANEEGLGVDVVSGGELYTALKADFPSEKIYFHGNNKTYDELEFAIKSNVGRIVVDNIYELNNIDSIAKKLNKRVSILIRIKPGIDAHTHDFIMTGQIDSKFGFALENGEAFDIIEDIKKCSNIDFVGVHCHIGSQIFDIDPFCKTAEVMLNYISDIKEKYNIEIKELNLGGGFGIKYTSEDDPIEYGEYIKKVSEVVNSVCKEKNIQKPKILMEPGRSIVGEAGVTLYTVGAVKDIKDVRKYISVDGGMADNPRYALYEAEYSIMIANKAGNPQNEKVTVAGKCCESGDIIAKDIMLQETKVGDILCVFSTGAYNFSMASNYNRIPRLPVVMLKDGQDKLIVKRETYDDIIKNDLI from the coding sequence ATGATAAATAACATTTTTGATATAAATGCAAATAACCATTTAACAATGTCAGGAATCGATACTGTCGACATGGCAAAAAAATATGGAACACCTTTATATCTTATGGACGAAGATTTAATAAGGAAAAATTGCAGAGCATATAAAAAAGCACTGGAAGAAAATTATGATGACGGACTTGTACTATATGCCTCAAAAGCATTTTCCTGTCTTTATATATATAAAATTGCAAACGAAGAAGGTCTTGGAGTTGATGTTGTTTCAGGCGGAGAATTATATACTGCGCTAAAAGCAGATTTCCCCTCCGAAAAAATTTATTTTCACGGAAACAATAAAACTTACGATGAACTTGAGTTTGCTATAAAAAGCAATGTAGGAAGAATCGTTGTTGATAATATTTATGAACTTAACAATATTGACTCTATTGCAAAAAAGCTAAACAAAAGAGTTTCAATTCTTATAAGAATAAAACCCGGTATTGACGCACATACTCACGATTTTATTATGACAGGTCAGATTGATTCAAAATTTGGGTTTGCTTTAGAAAACGGCGAGGCATTTGATATTATAGAGGATATAAAAAAATGTTCAAACATTGATTTTGTCGGTGTTCACTGCCATATAGGTTCACAAATTTTTGATATAGACCCTTTTTGCAAAACTGCAGAGGTTATGCTAAACTATATTTCCGATATTAAAGAAAAGTATAATATTGAAATAAAAGAACTTAATCTTGGCGGTGGGTTTGGTATAAAATATACAAGCGAAGACGACCCGATTGAGTATGGTGAATATATAAAAAAAGTTTCTGAAGTTGTTAATTCAGTCTGCAAAGAAAAAAATATTCAAAAACCTAAAATTCTTATGGAACCGGGACGTTCAATAGTCGGCGAAGCAGGTGTTACTTTGTATACTGTCGGTGCTGTCAAAGATATTAAAGATGTAAGAAAATATATTTCTGTTGATGGTGGTATGGCAGATAATCCACGCTATGCTTTATACGAAGCAGAATACTCTATAATGATTGCAAATAAAGCAGGTAACCCACAAAATGAAAAGGTTACAGTTGCCGGAAAATGCTGTGAATCAGGCGACATTATTGCAAAAGATATAATGTTGCAAGAAACAAAAGTCGGCGATATACTATGTGTATTTTCAACCGGTGCTTATAACTTTTCAATGGCAAGTAATTATAACAGAATTCCACGTTTACCTGTTGTTATGTTAAAAGATGGACAAGATAAACTTATTGTAAAAAGAGAAACTTATGATGACATTATAAAAAATGACTTAATATAA
- a CDS encoding N-acetylmuramoyl-L-alanine amidase: MFYVINKKSIILTFSLMFVFIMSSFIYNSYQKSMVTSVTSNVIVIDPGHGGEDGGAVGVTGIKEKDLNLKIALKLKEKLLNSGINVVMTRDTDIMLCDKNQQKKRKRTDFDNRIKIAQNYNNAIFISIHMNYFEDNSQSGAQIFYSKNNPESKEIASILREELKNSLNPNNKRQIKPSGKEIYLLSNLKIPACLIECGFISNPTEEQLLMSDKYQEKIAETIKNGLLKYFS; encoded by the coding sequence ATGTTTTATGTTATAAATAAAAAAAGTATTATTCTTACCTTTTCTTTAATGTTCGTTTTTATTATGAGTTCCTTTATTTATAATTCATATCAGAAATCAATGGTTACATCAGTCACATCAAACGTTATAGTAATAGACCCGGGACATGGCGGAGAAGATGGTGGTGCAGTTGGAGTAACGGGCATAAAAGAAAAAGACCTTAATTTAAAAATTGCACTAAAATTAAAAGAAAAACTTTTAAATTCAGGAATAAACGTTGTTATGACAAGAGATACGGATATTATGCTTTGTGACAAAAATCAACAAAAAAAGAGAAAAAGAACGGATTTTGACAACAGAATTAAAATTGCACAAAATTATAATAATGCAATTTTTATAAGTATACATATGAATTATTTTGAAGATAATTCACAAAGCGGTGCACAAATTTTTTATTCAAAGAATAATCCCGAAAGTAAGGAAATTGCTTCTATACTCAGAGAAGAACTTAAAAATTCTCTAAACCCAAATAACAAACGGCAGATTAAGCCTTCGGGAAAAGAAATTTATCTTCTTTCAAATCTTAAAATCCCAGCCTGTCTTATTGAATGTGGGTTTATATCTAATCCAACCGAAGAGCAACTGTTGATGAGTGATAAATATCAGGAAAAAATCGCTGAAACAATAAAAAACGGATTATTAAAATACTTTTCTTAA
- a CDS encoding DUF3794 domain-containing protein translates to MEYQKENMSILKTVSKTAQTKNYEWDIIVPDSKPDIATIVSTDGLVNITGKEIMQDRVVINGNVKITILYISSDDSKSIKSIENIQNFNCVLELKDLRQNMELNIYAFVNKISSNMLNSRKINVESVIDFHGIAYDNEEISYIEKMEEENVEYKSKEIKTERMASYFENSFSFNENIEVPVGKSSITEILKIKPEFLVKDIKFANNKIVLRGNILFSTVYLSDTDDDPVQFMTNEIPINEIIDWKDINEDSIFDYDVFVSNFNYILRDNSDGEKRIIKVCGDILIKGKTYEELLICPIVDAYSLKSNLNLQKNLFNYEEIHHRLSGQFSLKETVTFNSLKDIQKVLLLEIKEDVDSVTITSGVIKIKGNIAVSMLYISTDGEVCMAKSLVPLEYNVNTDVDSSEALCDLKLQIDSFSYNIVSSDEIDLRINLSYKIIIKNHISQEIVHDIECDKTNCNYEKHGITVFFCDGNENLWDIAKKYKTTVKDIALANELDDNIVVKKGMKLLIP, encoded by the coding sequence ATGGAATATCAAAAAGAAAATATGAGCATTTTAAAAACTGTTTCAAAAACAGCACAAACAAAGAATTATGAATGGGATATCATTGTTCCTGATTCAAAGCCTGATATTGCAACTATAGTAAGCACAGACGGACTTGTTAATATAACGGGAAAAGAAATAATGCAGGATAGGGTAGTTATAAACGGAAATGTTAAAATCACTATACTTTATATTTCATCTGATGATTCAAAAAGTATAAAAAGTATTGAGAATATACAGAATTTTAATTGCGTATTGGAACTTAAAGATTTAAGACAAAATATGGAATTAAATATCTATGCTTTTGTAAATAAAATTTCATCAAATATGTTAAACAGCAGAAAAATAAATGTCGAGTCTGTCATTGATTTTCATGGTATCGCATACGACAATGAAGAAATATCATATATTGAAAAGATGGAGGAAGAAAATGTAGAATATAAATCAAAAGAAATTAAAACAGAGAGAATGGCATCTTATTTTGAAAATTCTTTTTCTTTTAATGAAAATATTGAAGTTCCTGTCGGAAAGTCAAGTATCACCGAAATATTAAAAATCAAACCTGAATTTTTGGTTAAGGATATCAAATTTGCAAATAATAAAATTGTATTAAGAGGAAATATCTTATTTTCGACAGTTTATTTAAGTGATACAGATGACGATCCTGTGCAATTTATGACAAATGAAATACCAATAAATGAGATTATTGACTGGAAAGATATTAATGAGGATTCAATATTCGATTATGATGTTTTTGTAAGTAATTTTAATTACATATTAAGAGATAACAGTGACGGAGAAAAAAGAATTATAAAAGTATGCGGTGATATACTTATAAAAGGCAAAACTTATGAAGAATTATTGATTTGTCCTATTGTTGATGCATACAGTCTTAAAAGCAATCTTAATCTTCAAAAGAATTTGTTTAATTACGAAGAAATACATCACAGGCTTTCAGGTCAGTTTTCCTTGAAAGAAACAGTAACTTTTAATAGTTTAAAAGATATTCAGAAAGTACTTCTTCTCGAAATAAAAGAAGATGTGGACAGTGTAACAATAACATCGGGAGTTATAAAAATAAAGGGAAATATTGCCGTTTCAATGCTCTATATATCAACAGATGGTGAAGTTTGTATGGCTAAATCTTTAGTTCCTTTGGAATATAATGTAAATACTGATGTTGATTCTTCCGAAGCATTATGCGATTTGAAACTTCAGATTGATTCTTTTTCTTATAATATTGTTTCTTCAGATGAAATAGATTTAAGAATAAACTTAAGTTATAAAATCATAATAAAAAATCATATTTCTCAGGAAATAGTTCATGATATAGAATGTGATAAAACAAACTGTAATTATGAAAAACATGGTATAACTGTTTTCTTTTGTGATGGTAATGAAAACTTGTGGGACATTGCCAAAAAGTATAAAACAACAGTGAAAGATATTGCTTTGGCCAATGAACTTGACGATAATATTGTTGTGAAAAAAGGAATGAAATTATTAATTCCATAG